In one Corallococcus sp. EGB genomic region, the following are encoded:
- a CDS encoding YciI family protein: protein MRFMMIVKASQDSEAGRLPSSEELGEMGRYNEELVKAGILLAGEGLHPSAKGARVTFSAKGATVTDGPFTETKELVAGFWIIEVKSREEAIAWARRLPFKDGQVEVRQVFSVEDFAPSDPTGEHRAKEEALRAQSEAQAKAKA, encoded by the coding sequence ATGCGCTTCATGATGATCGTCAAGGCCTCGCAGGACAGTGAGGCCGGTCGCCTCCCCTCTTCGGAGGAGCTGGGGGAGATGGGCAGGTACAACGAGGAGCTGGTGAAGGCCGGCATCCTGCTCGCGGGCGAGGGGCTGCACCCCAGCGCCAAGGGGGCGCGCGTGACGTTCTCCGCCAAGGGCGCCACGGTGACGGATGGGCCCTTCACGGAGACGAAGGAGCTGGTCGCCGGCTTCTGGATCATCGAGGTGAAGTCGCGCGAGGAGGCCATCGCCTGGGCCCGCCGCCTCCCCTTCAAGGACGGCCAGGTGGAGGTGCGCCAGGTGTTCTCCGTGGAGGACTTCGCGCCCAGCGACCCCACGGGCGAGCACCGCGCGAAGGAGGAGGCGCTGCGCGCGCAGTCGGAAGCGCAGGCCAAGGCCAAGGCCTGA
- a CDS encoding tol-pal system YbgF family protein — MPPSEQPKTDVEKELSELRREVIESRNLVIKTDNLLKNLHAEVKAVGKRHEDFQKRQWLSSAVAYALFAVLTVGGAVLVNSARSSSNTNERERLEKQVADLSSQLEKQRADSTAHLTAQRAANEVYKMMTTLPGDERLKGIDALVKLDTSKLSSLERQALNDRAAILRRETGDAALERGKIAFRKNEMPAVVENLSRFLAMNPQESDALDASFFLGTAYNQLRQHEKAVPLLARFVEGDKKSKTRDYAMLLLAQSYQETGAFDKAADTVRDALATYPATQYLSQFRGRLNSAKRAAAGGTEAAAVPAAAPAAAPQAAPAVQAAPVAGQ, encoded by the coding sequence ATGCCCCCCTCTGAACAGCCGAAGACCGACGTCGAGAAGGAGCTCTCCGAGCTCCGCCGCGAGGTCATCGAGTCACGCAACCTCGTCATCAAGACGGACAACCTGCTGAAGAACCTCCACGCGGAGGTGAAGGCGGTGGGCAAGCGCCACGAGGACTTCCAGAAGCGGCAGTGGCTCTCCTCGGCCGTGGCCTACGCGCTCTTCGCGGTGCTGACGGTCGGTGGCGCGGTGCTGGTGAACAGCGCGCGCAGCTCCAGCAACACCAATGAGCGCGAGCGGCTGGAGAAGCAGGTGGCGGACCTCTCCTCGCAGCTGGAGAAGCAGCGCGCGGACAGCACCGCGCACCTGACGGCCCAGCGCGCCGCGAACGAGGTCTACAAGATGATGACCACGCTGCCGGGTGACGAGCGCCTCAAGGGCATCGACGCGCTGGTGAAGCTGGACACGTCGAAGCTGTCCTCGCTGGAGCGCCAGGCGCTCAACGACCGCGCCGCCATCCTGCGCCGCGAGACGGGCGACGCTGCCCTGGAGCGCGGGAAGATCGCCTTCCGCAAGAACGAGATGCCCGCCGTGGTGGAGAACCTGTCGCGCTTCCTGGCCATGAACCCGCAGGAGTCGGACGCGCTGGACGCGTCCTTCTTCCTGGGCACCGCCTACAACCAGCTGCGTCAGCACGAAAAGGCCGTGCCGCTGCTGGCCCGCTTCGTGGAAGGCGACAAGAAGTCCAAGACGCGTGACTACGCCATGCTGCTGCTCGCCCAGTCGTACCAGGAGACGGGCGCGTTCGATAAGGCGGCGGACACGGTGCGCGACGCGCTGGCCACGTACCCGGCCACCCAGTACCTGTCGCAGTTCCGCGGCCGTCTGAACTCCGCCAAGCGCGCCGCCGCTGGTGGCACCGAGGCCGCCGCGGTGCCCGCCGCCGCTCCGGCCGCCGCGCCCCAGGCCGCTCCGGCCGTGCAGGCGGCCCCCGTCGCGGGCCAGTAG